The stretch of DNA CTTCCGGTCGCCATGGaggctgcgccggcggcggtcaTGGAGCGGGAGCGCTTGACGGCCGAGATGGCCTTCCGCGACCCGGACGGGGGCGAGCCGGCGCCCAGCATCGTGATCAAgatccgccgccggctcccggaCTTCGCGCGGAACATCAAGCTCAAGTACGTCAAGCTCGGGATCCGCCACGGCGGCAGCCCCACGTCGGTGCTGCCGATGCTCTGCgtgcccgcgctcgccgccgccgcctactccTTCGTCCGCCTCGACGTCATCTACTACTCCATCGACCTGCTCACCTGCGTCGCCTGGCTCGGCACCGCGGCGCTGCTGCTCACCGTCTACTACTTCAAGCGGCCCCGCCCGGTGTACCTCGTCGAGTTCGCGTGCTACAAGCCCGAGGACCAGCACAAGATCTCCAAGGCGGGGTTCCTCGAGATGACCGAGAGCACCGGCTGCTTCAACGAGGCGGCCCTCGACTTCCAGACCAAGATCACCAACCGCTCCGCGCTCGGCGACGAGACGTACCTGCCCCCGGGCGTCCAGGCGCGCCCGCCCAGGCTCAACATGGCGGAGGCGCGGATGGAGGCCGAGGCCGTCATGTTCGGGTGCCTGGACGCGCTGTTCGGGTCCACCGGGATCGACCCGCGCCGCGACGTGCGCATCCTCATCGTCAACTGCAGCCTCTTCAACCCGACGCCGTCGCTGGCGTCGATGATCATCAACCACTACAAGATGCGGGGGGGCGTCAAGTCGTTCAACCTCGGCGGCATGGGCTGCAGCGCCGGCCTGATCGCCATCGACCTCGCCAAGGACATGCTCCAGGCGAACCCCAACTCGTACGCCGTCGTGCTCAGCACCGAGAACATCACCCTCAACTGGTACTTCGGCAACGATCGCTCGATGCTCCTCTCCAACTGCATCTTCCgcatgggcggcgcggcggcgctgctgtccAACAAGCGCGCTGACGCCGGGCGCGCCAAGTACCGGCTGCTCCACACGGTGCGCACCCACAAGGGCGCCGCCGACGAGTGCTTCAACTGCGTGTACCAGCGCGAGGACGAGGTCGGTAAGGTCGGTGTCTCCCTGGCGCGGGAGCTCatggcggtggccggcgacgcGCTCAAGACCAACATCACCACGCTGGGGCCCCTGGTGCTGCCCCTGTCCGAGCAGCTCAAGTTCCTCAAGTCCCTGATGATGCGCCGCGTGTTCCGCGTCAAGGGCGTGCGCCCCTACATCCCCGACTTCCGGCGCGCGTTCGAGCACTTCTGCGtgcacgccggcggccgcgcggtgctggaggaggtgcagcgcAGCCTGAGCCTGCGGGACACGGACATGGAGCCCAGCAAGTGCGCCCTCCACCGCTTCGGCAacaccagcagcagctcgcTGTGGTACGAGCTGGCGTACGCGGAGGCCAAGGGCCGGGtgcgccgcggccaccgcgtGTGGCAGATCGGCTTCGGCTCCGGGTTCAAGTGCAACAGCGCCGTGTGGCGCGCGCTCCGCGACGTGCCGGCGCTGCCGtccccaggcggcggcgccgccggggaccGGAGGAGCTGCTGCAACCCCTGGGCGGAGGACGTGGACAAGTACCCTCCCAAGGCGTACGTCTGATGGCCCACGTCACGTGGTTTGATCACCATGCATCACACAACAATTGTATGATTATTCCATTCGATTTTAATTTCCTCACATCACTCACGACGACA from Panicum virgatum strain AP13 chromosome 9K, P.virgatum_v5, whole genome shotgun sequence encodes:
- the LOC120646673 gene encoding 3-ketoacyl-CoA synthase 1-like, whose amino-acid sequence is MEAAPAAVMERERLTAEMAFRDPDGGEPAPSIVIKIRRRLPDFARNIKLKYVKLGIRHGGSPTSVLPMLCVPALAAAAYSFVRLDVIYYSIDLLTCVAWLGTAALLLTVYYFKRPRPVYLVEFACYKPEDQHKISKAGFLEMTESTGCFNEAALDFQTKITNRSALGDETYLPPGVQARPPRLNMAEARMEAEAVMFGCLDALFGSTGIDPRRDVRILIVNCSLFNPTPSLASMIINHYKMRGGVKSFNLGGMGCSAGLIAIDLAKDMLQANPNSYAVVLSTENITLNWYFGNDRSMLLSNCIFRMGGAAALLSNKRADAGRAKYRLLHTVRTHKGAADECFNCVYQREDEVGKVGVSLARELMAVAGDALKTNITTLGPLVLPLSEQLKFLKSLMMRRVFRVKGVRPYIPDFRRAFEHFCVHAGGRAVLEEVQRSLSLRDTDMEPSKCALHRFGNTSSSSLWYELAYAEAKGRVRRGHRVWQIGFGSGFKCNSAVWRALRDVPALPSPGGGAAGDRRSCCNPWAEDVDKYPPKAYV